A window of the Podospora bellae-mahoneyi strain CBS 112042 chromosome 6, whole genome shotgun sequence genome harbors these coding sequences:
- a CDS encoding hypothetical protein (EggNog:ENOG503NVIB; COG:S): MAPTVAAASAVSVATKAKRPIPPGIQTSGAVITSRSSPSPSISAKRAPSAVRQPSIPPTANGTTPSSARPPNRARREASAQILGRGQRSAGLRSASLVPDSAISPTLTEPPPYVVTDEYILKKYAGNPPSLIVHLFQTHWRFDQQEGMFPYKSPMKIFLDHVRERTVPNELLGYLTEAGVPFYEGCLIVQVHDHKTATQQVKDVARPTSAPSNSKSMPTPFSIHNYNQCLTPSSYVPYPEENLKASGAAVPASDSDSKRKTAEEKDKENMPAPSAPIDQKSKGPVKPKIITVVLHPTQHSLHTDLMIKASTPRGASESRADGAVPPTPHGAVPHTPMAGSMPPPAKKQKREKMELDSSNIYVAESQILLATTAPLDLEPTKNAEETIAKLEQLAHPDHSHKPPEPKTRKRTVAEMAADEAAAAQQERYMLILDERASSKLGGAQTGGSGADGDGQAAASTWEPRFERFKVIENIQKEHAAKKEAEKLKQAENERKLQLAKQQQEQQAAVLHAQQAQQAQQAQQAEERRRKEQAAMLQKQEAQRRMQQAQAQAQAQQAAQAAQQLAQAQQQAQQQAQQQAQQQARAQQAQALAQQQAQQAQAQQAAQQQAQQNQGMQNMGTPNAQHSPMAGGMGNGMPVSMAPQAQARFAQVSQPQASSPIIRQNTPQAASSPMVQGVPMQHSNSSMGQAASPPRPSSVVQNHPMAAPMAPSMSARGSQQSHAAGTPRMHSATPNMAQATPMTRPMAVPTPRMSQASPPPGVLTPQAMGQAMLMNAQGMAGMPNVNIQSTAQQIAAQQRMMQQRQQMGMQSGGAVPLNQMQFQQQQAMLQRQLMLQQQQQRGQMMTQGNQALAANYAQQLNNMQQQAGMQMTPQQRQMLMAQSMAAAQQQNPNMMAMNGMTPQQVAQMQQIQLQQQIQQQQQLQAQQRAQQQQQQQQQQQPTPQQMQMHALLQQPQVQSQITNHSNALFTKRLPELAQRYGGNAQAIPQEELAQFKAQCQQQAVGLVTRTYAQRNMQMQAQRAQAAAMQGMMQQGM, from the exons ATGGCGCCCACTGTCGCCGCTGCTTCGGCAGTGTCGGTCGCGACCAAGGCGAAACGCCCCATACCTCCGGGCATACAAACAAGCGGCGCCGTGATCACGTCACGCTCCTCGCCGTCACCATCCATATCAGCCAAGCGAGCCCCCTCGGCCGTCCGCCAACCCTCGATTCCCCCAACCGCTAACGgcaccaccccatcatcagcccGACCCCCAAACCGGGCACGGCGAGAAGCCTCAGCACAAATACTGGGTAGGGGCCAGAGGAGTGCAGGCCTTAGATCGGCCAGCCTCGTCCCGGACTCTGCGATATCCCCTACCCTGAcggaaccaccaccatacg TGGTAACTGATGAGTACATTTTGAAAAAATACGCCGGGAACCCGCCCTCCCTCATCGTGCATCTATTTCAAACGCATTGGCGATTTGATCAACAAGAGGGCATGTTTCCATACAAATCGCCCATGAAGATCTTCCTCGACCACGTTCGGGAACGCACTGTCCCCAACGAGCTGCTGGGCTACCTGACCGAGGCGGGGGTTCCTTTCTATGAAGGATGCTTAATTGTGCAGGTACATGATCACAAGACAGCCACCCAGCAGGTCAAAGACGTTGCTCGGCCGACCTCTGCTCCCTCGAACTCCAAGTCGATGCCGACGCCCTTCTCGATTCACAACTACAACCAGTGTCTCACGCCATCCTCGTATGTCCCTTACCCAGAAGAGAACCTCAAGGCGAGCGGGGCGGCTGTGCCGGCCAGCGACTCGGACAGCAAACGAAAAACGGCCGAGGAAAAAGATAAGGAAAACATGCCGGCCCCGAGCGCGCCCATAGATCAGAAGAGTAAAGGACCAGTAAAGCCCAAGATCATCACGGTTGTGCTGCACCCAACACAGCATAGTTTGCATACAGATCTTATGATTAAGGCCAGCACCCCCCGAGGAGCTTCAGAGTCACGCGCTGATGGAGCTGTTCCTCCGACACCTCACGGAGCTGTGCCTCATACCCCTATGGCTGGTAGCATGCCCCCTCCGgccaagaaacagaaacGAGAGAAAATGGAACTGGACTCGAGCAACATCTACGTTGCCGAATCGCAGATTCTCTTGGCAACAACGGCGCCCTTGGACCTCGAGCCTACAAAGAATGCCGAGGAAACAATAGCCAAGCTCGAGCAGCTCGCGCACCCCGACCACTCGCACAAACCACCAGAGCCCAAGACTCGCAAAAGAACCGTGGCGGAGATGGCGGCCGacgaagcagcagcggctcAGCAAGAGCGCTACATGCTCATTCTCGATGAGCGTGCGTCTTCCAAACTGGGTGGTGCTCAAACGGGGGGCAGCGGTGCAGATGGGGATGGCCAAGCGGCAGCTTCCACGTGGGAGCCTAGATTTGAACGCTTCAAGGTCATTGAGAACATCCAGAAGGAACatgcggccaagaaggaggcaGAAAAGCTCAAGCAGGCCGAAAACGAACGCAAGCTCCAGCTGGctaagcagcagcaggagcaacaAGCTGCTGTTTTGCACGCTCAACAAGCGCAGCAAGCCCAACAGGCGCAACAAgccgaggagaggagaagaaaagagcagGCGGCAATGCTGCAAAAACAAGAGGCACAGAGGCGAATGcaacaagcccaagcccaagcccaggCTCAACAAGCGGCTCAAGCAGCTCAGCAGCTGGCTCAGGCTCAGCAGCaggctcaacaacaggctcaacaacaggctcaacaacaagccaggGCTCAGCAAGCCCAGGCTCTggctcagcagcaagctcaacaagcccAGGCGCAGCAGGcggctcaacaacaggcgCAGCAGAACCAGGGAATGCAAAATATGGGCACTCCCAATGCTCAGCACAGTCCGATGGCCGGCGGCATGGGCAACGGCATGCCCGTCAGCATGGCACCCCAGGCCCAGGCGCGTTTTGCCCAAGTCTCACAGCCACAAGCCTCGTCCCCTATCATCCGCCAGAATACTCCCCAAGCGGCATCGTCGCCCATGGTTCAAGGTGTTCCCATGCAGCATTCCAACTCCAGCATGGGCCAAGCTGCAAGCCCACCCCGACCTTCATCTGTGGTGCAAAACCACCCAATGGCTGCTCCCATGGCTCCCAGCATGTCGGCACGTGGAAGCCAGCAGAGCCATGCTGCTGGTACCCCTAGGATGCATTCTGCAACTCCCAATATGGCCCAAGCAACACCAATGACGCGACCCATGGCGGTGCCGACGCCAAGGATGTCCCAAGCAAGCCCACCACCCGGTGTCTTGACTCCTCAGGCCATGGGACAAGCGATGTTGATGAACGCCCAAGGCATGGCGGGTATGCCAAATGTCAACATCCAGTCCACAGCTCAGCAGATTGCGGCTCAGCAGCGAATGATgcaacagcggcagcaaaTGGGGATGCAAAGCGGGGGTGCCGTGCCTTTGAATCAAATGCAgttccagcaacaacaggcgATGCTACAGCGGCAGCTTATgcttcagcaacagcagcagcgtggGCAAATGATGACACAGGGCAACCAGGCTCTCGCAGCCAACTATGCGCAGCAGTTGAACAACATGCAGCAACAAGCAGGAATGCAGATGACACCCCAACAGCGCCAGATGCTCATGGCTCAGTCAATGGCGGCAGCCCAACAACAGAACCCTAACATGATGGCGATGAACGGCATGACGCCACAGCAGGTGGCTCAAATGCAACAAATTCAGTTACAGCAACAgatccagcagcaacaacaattGCAGGCCCAGCAGAGggcccagcaacagcaacagcagcagcagcagcagcagccaacgCCCCAGCAGATGCAAATGCACGCTCTGCTTCAGCAACCCCAGGTTCAGAGCCAGATTACCAACCACTCGAACGCTCTATTTACCAAGAGACTGCCCGAGCTCGCTCAACGTTATGGTGGAAATGCGCAAGCAATTCCACAGGAAGAGTTGGCACAATTCAAGGCGCAGTGTCAACAGCAGGCGGTTGGTCTTGTGACGAGAACGTATGCGCAGAGGAACATGCAGATGCAGGCACAGCGGGCTCAGGCGGCGGCAATGCAGGGAATGATGCAGCAGGGGATGTAA
- the ATG27 gene encoding type II membrane protein (COG:U; EggNog:ENOG503NU76), producing MRSTSWLLLLSSSMAVMITASPAPAAAKFNCEKLPVDGHTYNFKELSGPHTVVTSEFLAPSYHNTTYTIDLCGGLKSKTGGEGERCPEGTRVCAIKHKWDPKADKATVDHFVPIVVEKKDGGFEWEAKRLPAEEAKGNGDEDEKKEGLRIALKGGKYLGRQQQTVVEFRCSRLKGDEEEWDSKKLVEYQRVNKRRRAEDEGDDGFSTPEHQLRKEGAALVWEGYKSDGEVDTLALTWYTKFVCDKAVGDEPEKGKEPEKGGGESAHWGFFTWFVVLVFLGIATYLIFGSWLNYNRYGARGWDLLPHGDTLRDVPYLLKDWMRRVLNTIQSSGSRGGYSAV from the exons aTGAGATCAACATCATggctcctgctgctgtcgtccTCGATGGCAGTGATGATAACAgcatcccccgcccccgccgccgcaaaGTTCAACTGCGAGAAGCTTCCCGTCGACGGGCACACCTACAACTTCAAGGAGCTTTCGGGGCCGCACACGGTCGTCACGAGCGAGTTTCTTGCGCCGAGTTACCACAACACGACGTACACGATTGATTTGTGTGGGGGGTTGAAATCAAAGActgggggggaaggggagaggtgTCCTGAGGGGACGAGGG TATGCGCGATCAAGCACAAGTGGGACCCGAAAGCGGACAAGGCGACGGTGGATCACTTTGTGCCTAttgtggtggagaagaaggatggtgGGTTTGAGTGGGAGGCTAAGAGGTTACCTGCTGAGGAGGCAAAGGggaatggtgatgaggatgagaaaaaggaggggctGAGGATTGCCCTCAAGGGGGGGAAGTATCTTGGGAGACAGCAgcagacggtggtggagtttaGGTGTTCGCGTCTCAaaggggatgaggaggagtgggataGTAAGAAGTTGGTTGAGTATCAGAGGGtgaacaagaggaggagggcggaagatgagggggatgatgggttcAGCACGCCGGAGCATCAGCTCaggaaggagggggcggcgctggtttgggaggggtataagagtgatggggaggttgatacGTTGGCTTTGACGTGGTATACCAAGTTTGTTTGTGACAAGGCTGTGGGGGATGAGccggagaaggggaaggagccGGAgaaaggtgggggggagagtgCGCATTGGGGTTTTTTTACTTGGTTTGTGGTTTT GGTTTTTCTCGGCATCGCAACGTACCTCATCTTTGGCTCGTGGCTCAACTACAACCGGTATGGCGCTCGGGGGTGGGATTTGCTTCCCCATGGTGACACGCTCAGGGATGTCCCGTACCTGCTCAAGGACTGGATGCGG